Proteins from one Desulfonema limicola genomic window:
- a CDS encoding YbjQ family protein — MSEKTYKLIFEGKIIQGHDPAQVKKHIKSLFKTSDKGLEHLFSGKPVVVKKNMDQKTAMKYNQAVKKAGGMCIIEVEKKSSLPEPESEPEPVQTKSVEIKQKPVSQTDEPEMIHCPSCNYKQKKSHKCIMCGAAIEKIIHAEIEKPKPVEKHAVSKPKLPGPGEMILTNIESVPGFEILEHFGLVSGSTIRAKHIGRDIMASLKNLIGGELKGYTQLLQESRNEAVERMQEQARQLGANAVINIRFSTSSVAQGAAELYAYGTAVRIE, encoded by the coding sequence ATGTCTGAAAAAACATACAAACTTATATTTGAGGGAAAAATAATACAGGGCCATGATCCTGCGCAGGTTAAAAAACACATAAAATCACTTTTTAAAACAAGTGATAAAGGGCTTGAGCATCTATTTTCAGGCAAGCCCGTAGTTGTTAAAAAGAACATGGATCAAAAAACAGCCATGAAATATAACCAGGCTGTTAAAAAAGCAGGGGGCATGTGTATAATTGAGGTAGAAAAAAAATCATCCCTGCCTGAACCTGAATCTGAGCCTGAACCTGTTCAGACAAAATCAGTTGAAATTAAACAAAAGCCGGTATCCCAGACAGATGAACCTGAAATGATTCACTGCCCTTCATGCAATTACAAACAAAAAAAATCACATAAGTGCATTATGTGCGGTGCTGCAATTGAAAAGATCATTCATGCTGAAATCGAAAAACCAAAGCCTGTTGAAAAGCATGCAGTATCAAAACCAAAGCTTCCAGGCCCTGGTGAAATGATTCTTACCAATATTGAGTCTGTGCCTGGTTTTGAAATCTTAGAACATTTTGGACTGGTATCAGGCAGTACAATACGGGCAAAACATATTGGAAGGGATATAATGGCAAGCCTGAAAAATCTTATAGGCGGAGAATTAAAAGGCTATACCCAGCTACTGCAGGAATCCAGGAATGAGGCTGTTGAAAGAATGCAGGAACAGGCAAGACAGCTTGGAGCCAATGCTGTTATCAATATTCGTTTTTCCACATCATCTGTTGCACAAGGGGCTGCTGAATTATATGCCTATGGCACTGCCGTCAGGATTGAGTAG
- a CDS encoding DUF4412 domain-containing protein — translation MTSKKYITMFFLVLGSFIITLSSAYGDIYWESEQVVTGIPGQPDKKKIIKNYFTPKYTRMDIGENVMIADFKTMTGYVLNTDDKMYLEMKMNDVGNIPEGLKKGIKVTPTNETRKIAGYNCRKYKISFMKREYEEWLSKEVNGYEELKSIDKKLSRIIRQNPLFQMGIIGKMDKLDGFPVQMIMPLGNGMTKIITLKKIDRRPLDSSVFKVPKGYSTSN, via the coding sequence ATGACAAGCAAAAAATATATCACCATGTTTTTTCTGGTACTTGGATCTTTTATTATTACATTATCGTCAGCATATGGAGATATTTACTGGGAATCAGAACAGGTTGTAACAGGAATACCAGGCCAGCCTGATAAAAAGAAGATTATCAAAAATTATTTTACTCCTAAATATACCCGTATGGATATTGGTGAAAATGTCATGATTGCAGATTTTAAAACCATGACTGGATATGTTTTAAATACTGATGATAAAATGTACCTGGAAATGAAAATGAATGATGTGGGCAATATTCCAGAAGGTTTAAAAAAAGGCATTAAGGTTACTCCTACAAATGAAACCAGGAAAATTGCAGGTTATAATTGCAGGAAATATAAGATATCTTTTATGAAACGGGAATATGAGGAATGGCTTTCAAAAGAGGTTAATGGTTATGAAGAACTTAAATCTATTGATAAAAAGCTGTCCAGGATTATTCGGCAGAATCCATTGTTTCAAATGGGAATTATTGGTAAAATGGATAAGCTTGACGGGTTCCCGGTTCAAATGATAATGCCTTTGGGCAATGGAATGACTAAGATTATTACCTTAAAAAAAATTGACCGCAGGCCTCTTGATTCTTCTGTTTTCAAGGTACCTAAAGGATATTCCACATCCAATTAA
- the gatB gene encoding Asp-tRNA(Asn)/Glu-tRNA(Gln) amidotransferase subunit GatB produces MEFVPVIGLEVHAQLKTKTKIFCNCSTAFGAPPNTNVCPVCLGMPGVLPVLNKKVVEYALKMALATNCRINRESRFARKNYFYPDLPKGYQISQYELPITEKGYIDIDVSGQKKRIGITRIHMEEDAGKLIHDPKRPLSMVDLNRTGVPLIEIVSEPDIRSPEEAGAYLRKLHSILRYLQICDGNMEEGSFRCDANVSIMPKGSDRFGTRAELKNLNSFKHVEKAIQYEIMRQQEIIEDGKEIIQETRLWNPDKGVSTSMRSKEEAHDYRYFPDPDLLPLIIDDQWINNIKASMPELPDAKEQRFIDKLGLPAYDAGVLTASRELADYFEECLKEFDDSKQVNTWPKQVSNWVMGSLLGLLNAQGKTIEESPISAINLARLLKLIDKGTISGKIAKTVFEEMAETGKAPEQIVKEKGLVQVTDASAIEAVVDKIISENPEQAEEFRSGKTKIIGFFVGQVMRETKGKANPQIVNEILKKRLEG; encoded by the coding sequence ATGGAATTTGTACCTGTAATCGGACTTGAAGTTCATGCCCAGCTTAAAACAAAAACAAAAATATTCTGTAATTGCTCAACTGCTTTTGGAGCGCCGCCCAATACCAATGTATGCCCTGTATGCCTTGGTATGCCTGGAGTGCTGCCTGTACTTAATAAAAAGGTAGTGGAATATGCGCTTAAAATGGCTCTTGCCACTAACTGCCGGATAAACCGGGAAAGCCGGTTTGCGCGTAAGAATTATTTTTATCCTGATCTGCCAAAAGGTTATCAGATTTCTCAATATGAACTGCCCATAACAGAAAAAGGATATATTGATATTGATGTTAGCGGACAAAAAAAACGAATCGGCATAACCAGGATTCATATGGAAGAAGATGCAGGAAAACTGATTCATGATCCCAAACGTCCTTTAAGCATGGTTGACCTTAACCGGACAGGCGTACCCCTGATTGAAATAGTAAGCGAGCCTGATATCCGCTCACCTGAAGAAGCAGGAGCATATCTCAGAAAACTGCATTCTATTTTAAGATATTTACAGATATGTGACGGCAATATGGAAGAAGGCAGTTTCAGATGTGATGCCAATGTTTCCATCATGCCCAAAGGTTCGGATAGATTCGGAACCCGTGCAGAGCTTAAAAATCTGAATTCATTTAAGCATGTTGAAAAAGCAATCCAGTATGAAATCATGCGCCAGCAGGAAATAATTGAGGATGGAAAAGAAATAATCCAGGAAACCAGGCTGTGGAATCCCGACAAGGGTGTATCAACCTCCATGAGAAGCAAGGAAGAAGCCCATGATTACCGTTATTTTCCTGATCCTGATCTCCTGCCTTTGATAATAGATGACCAGTGGATTAATAATATAAAAGCTTCCATGCCGGAGCTTCCTGATGCAAAAGAGCAGAGGTTTATTGATAAGCTCGGACTTCCTGCCTATGATGCAGGGGTGCTTACAGCCAGCCGTGAACTTGCTGATTATTTTGAAGAATGTTTAAAAGAGTTTGACGATTCTAAACAAGTCAACACCTGGCCCAAGCAGGTAAGCAACTGGGTAATGGGGTCTCTTCTTGGCCTGCTCAATGCACAGGGAAAAACCATTGAAGAATCTCCCATCTCAGCCATAAACCTGGCCCGGCTTCTCAAGCTCATAGATAAGGGAACAATCAGCGGAAAGATTGCAAAAACCGTGTTTGAAGAAATGGCAGAAACAGGTAAAGCACCTGAGCAGATTGTTAAAGAAAAAGGGCTGGTTCAGGTGACAGATGCTTCTGCTATTGAAGCCGTTGTTGATAAAATAATATCAGAAAATCCTGAACAGGCTGAAGAATTCCGGTCAGGCAAAACCAAAATCATAGGATTTTTTGTAGGCCAGGTTATGAGAGAAACTAAGGGAAAGGCTAATCCCCAGATTGTTAATGAGATTTTGAAGAAAAGGCTTGAAGGATGA
- a CDS encoding fused MFS/spermidine synthase, whose amino-acid sequence MKKNKQFHSLSKRIPHFWIFIALFTLSGFCGIVYEVVWSRLAILIFGSTTYAVSSVLGVFFFGLAMGSWLCGKYIEKIKNLIRFYSYLEFGIGAYAMIFLLLLSAVQALHSLVFPYLFENSILLNLFRIFLSFILLLPPTLMMGATVPILGRALTRSPGFIGTDFGIVYAYNTFGAAFGSFSSAFILIPFFGLKVSIIIGAAINLLVGLGAFKLSEKEYNIPEKTPVSDKSKIIKLKISPAQAYSVIIGFMISGFLGLVYEVAWSRALILVFGTSVYAFATMLTTYLIGIALGSICMGRFADRIKNHFLWFSIVQIIIGISIFITTPLIGKLPYFFVNHFKINTSWNNIIFTEFAVCFLIMIIPAFSSGMLFPLVTKIFMNQRKFKIGRTIADVYSFNTFGAIIGSFAAGFIFIPFIGIEKTLLLGAMINCAGASVLFLFSDLDKKQGFIYSGMSMTFGICAFFFLQTWNPLVMNSGVYLYSDNLAKMEKKIDTFASDYKMLFYREGPSATVSVLEKDNNRFLRINGKTDGSNVTGQRNDNYTQTLLGLLPMIYNEKKEKALVIGVGTGITIGSLLDYPGVKVDCVEISQAVVEASRFFNDSNGNALDSPRTSTHILDGRTWLMSMPKKYDMIISEPSHPWQTGNANLFTTDFFDLSVKKLDKGGVFCQWLPYYRMDQEHFKILVNSFKNIFNYVNAWIIYTDVILIGSDSPLSIDYQLLEDFISADSIKNRLAGININSIPDLLSFFYLDTQGVNKFIDKTKTLNTDNNPVIEFSAPKYLLKYQRAESFYEMLKYSLNSKIPVANTDNIKSIEKDRIYKRIEYFKQWGIPEHAALAMLEAYGY is encoded by the coding sequence ATGAAAAAAAATAAGCAATTTCATTCTTTATCAAAAAGAATCCCCCATTTCTGGATTTTTATAGCTCTTTTTACATTATCAGGATTTTGCGGGATTGTTTATGAAGTAGTCTGGAGCAGGCTGGCTATTCTAATCTTTGGAAGCACTACTTATGCAGTTTCATCAGTTTTGGGCGTTTTTTTCTTTGGACTTGCAATGGGAAGCTGGTTATGCGGGAAATATATTGAAAAAATAAAAAACTTAATAAGATTTTATTCATACCTGGAGTTTGGAATAGGAGCATATGCCATGATTTTTCTTTTGCTCCTGTCAGCAGTCCAGGCATTACATTCTTTAGTATTTCCATATCTTTTTGAAAATTCCATACTGTTAAACCTTTTTAGAATTTTTCTTTCTTTTATCCTGCTGTTGCCCCCGACCCTGATGATGGGGGCAACAGTTCCAATATTGGGCCGTGCCCTTACCCGTTCTCCTGGATTTATTGGAACAGACTTTGGTATTGTATATGCTTACAACACCTTTGGTGCGGCCTTTGGCAGTTTTTCCAGTGCATTTATCCTGATTCCGTTTTTTGGTCTCAAAGTATCAATTATTATTGGCGCTGCAATAAATTTACTTGTCGGGCTTGGTGCTTTTAAACTGTCTGAAAAAGAATATAATATCCCAGAAAAAACCCCGGTCTCAGACAAGAGTAAAATAATAAAATTAAAAATTTCACCTGCCCAGGCATATTCTGTAATTATTGGATTTATGATTTCAGGTTTTCTCGGCCTGGTCTATGAAGTTGCCTGGAGCCGGGCGCTTATCCTGGTGTTTGGAACATCTGTTTATGCATTTGCCACCATGCTTACAACGTATCTGATTGGTATTGCATTAGGAAGTATCTGTATGGGCAGATTTGCAGACAGGATAAAAAATCATTTTTTGTGGTTTTCAATAGTGCAGATCATTATCGGCATTTCAATTTTTATAACAACCCCTTTAATAGGAAAGCTCCCGTATTTTTTTGTAAACCATTTTAAAATAAATACATCCTGGAACAATATAATTTTTACTGAATTTGCTGTATGCTTTCTAATCATGATTATTCCTGCATTTTCAAGCGGGATGCTTTTTCCCCTGGTAACAAAGATTTTTATGAACCAGAGAAAATTTAAAATAGGCAGGACTATAGCCGATGTTTATTCATTTAACACCTTTGGTGCTATCATTGGTTCATTTGCTGCTGGATTTATATTTATTCCTTTTATAGGGATTGAAAAAACCCTTTTGCTTGGAGCTATGATCAATTGTGCTGGGGCCTCGGTTTTATTCCTGTTTTCTGACCTGGACAAAAAACAGGGATTTATTTACAGCGGGATGAGCATGACATTTGGAATATGTGCCTTTTTCTTTTTGCAGACATGGAACCCGCTGGTTATGAACTCAGGGGTTTATCTATATAGTGACAACCTGGCTAAAATGGAGAAAAAAATAGACACGTTTGCATCAGATTATAAAATGTTATTCTACCGCGAGGGGCCGAGTGCAACGGTTTCTGTTCTTGAAAAAGATAATAACAGGTTTCTCCGCATTAACGGGAAAACTGACGGGAGCAATGTTACAGGCCAGAGAAATGATAATTATACACAAACACTGCTCGGGCTGCTTCCCATGATTTATAATGAAAAAAAAGAAAAAGCCCTGGTTATAGGTGTGGGAACAGGAATAACTATTGGGAGCTTATTGGATTATCCAGGAGTAAAAGTAGATTGCGTGGAAATATCCCAGGCAGTTGTTGAGGCATCAAGATTTTTTAATGATTCAAATGGAAACGCTCTTGATTCACCCCGCACCAGTACTCATATCCTGGACGGGCGTACATGGCTTATGTCAATGCCAAAAAAATACGATATGATTATCTCAGAGCCTTCCCATCCGTGGCAGACAGGCAATGCCAATCTTTTTACAACTGATTTTTTTGACCTGTCCGTAAAAAAACTGGACAAAGGAGGCGTTTTTTGTCAATGGCTGCCATATTACAGGATGGATCAAGAGCATTTTAAAATACTTGTTAATTCTTTTAAAAACATATTCAATTACGTCAATGCCTGGATTATCTATACAGATGTAATCCTTATAGGCTCTGACAGTCCTCTTTCCATTGATTATCAGCTTCTTGAGGATTTTATTTCTGCTGATTCAATAAAAAACCGGCTTGCTGGCATAAATATCAACAGTATTCCTGATTTATTGAGCTTTTTTTATTTAGATACACAGGGCGTAAATAAATTTATTGATAAAACTAAAACTCTAAATACTGATAATAACCCGGTAATTGAATTTTCAGCACCTAAATATTTATTAAAATATCAAAGAGCAGAATCCTTTTATGAAATGCTCAAGTACTCTTTAAATTCAAAAATACCGGTTGCAAATACTGATAATATAAAATCAATAGAAAAAGATCGTATATATAAAAGAATCGAATATTTTAAACAATGGGGAATACCTGAACATGCAGCACTTGCAATGCTGGAAGCTTATGGCTATTAA
- a CDS encoding type II toxin-antitoxin system PrlF family antitoxin yields MTKTITTNYDVAEHLRNTDEMAAYLEASFEEANGDGSVLMSRANKNEEDPVLAQFLTFLANDISQNSHNVSAIDSDLLDRVSFLVSDVEIDLDSPLSDKDE; encoded by the coding sequence ATGACCAAAACAATTACTACAAACTATGATGTCGCTGAACACCTGCGAAATACCGATGAAATGGCTGCATATCTTGAAGCTTCCTTTGAGGAAGCAAACGGTGATGGAAGCGTACTTATGTCTCGTGCAAATAAGAATGAAGAAGATCCTGTCCTGGCGCAATTTTTGACATTTTTAGCTAATGACATCAGCCAAAATTCTCACAATGTCAGTGCCATAGATTCTGATCTGCTTGACCGTGTCAGCTTCCTTGTATCTGATGTTGAAATTGACTTAGACAGCCCGCTTTCTGATAAAGACGAATGA
- a CDS encoding branched-chain amino acid ABC transporter substrate-binding protein, translating into MKIYFGKLLKSMAVAMILFFAVTGTGLAADEGPIKLGIAGAHSGDLASYGIPSVRAAELAVEHRNAMNGVLGRKIELLVEDDVCKPEVATNTATKLVSQDVHVVVGHICSGATKAALGIYKDKKVITMSPSATNPALTQSGDYPNFYRTIASDDAQARLEVDFATDVLKLKKIAVLHDKGDYGKGLAEFAKQFIEQDKKAEVVLYEGVTPGAVDYSAVVQKIKRSDADCVIFGGYHPEASKIVMQMRKKKMDTVFISDDGVKDDTFIKVAGQYAEGVYATGPRDTSKNPIAIAAIAAHKEKFNGEDPGAFFLNAYAATLALLNAIEKAGSTDYDAVTKALQTEYVATPLGIIRFDDRGDAIGIGFSMYQVKNGVYTEIE; encoded by the coding sequence ATGAAAATTTATTTTGGTAAATTACTGAAAAGTATGGCTGTTGCAATGATTTTATTTTTTGCAGTAACAGGAACTGGGCTTGCTGCTGATGAAGGGCCTATTAAACTCGGTATTGCAGGCGCTCACAGCGGTGACCTCGCATCCTACGGCATTCCCTCTGTCAGGGCAGCAGAACTTGCTGTTGAACATAGAAATGCAATGAACGGGGTTCTTGGACGCAAGATTGAACTTCTGGTAGAAGATGATGTCTGCAAGCCTGAAGTTGCAACCAATACTGCTACAAAACTGGTTTCCCAGGATGTTCACGTTGTAGTCGGCCATATCTGCAGCGGTGCTACAAAAGCTGCACTGGGCATTTATAAAGATAAAAAAGTTATTACCATGTCCCCTTCTGCTACAAATCCGGCCCTTACCCAGAGCGGCGACTATCCCAACTTTTACCGGACAATTGCTTCTGATGATGCACAGGCAAGACTGGAAGTGGATTTTGCAACAGATGTACTTAAATTAAAAAAAATAGCTGTGCTTCATGACAAAGGCGACTATGGCAAAGGACTTGCAGAATTTGCAAAACAATTTATTGAACAAGATAAAAAAGCAGAGGTTGTGCTTTACGAAGGTGTTACACCTGGTGCCGTGGATTATTCTGCAGTTGTTCAGAAAATAAAACGCTCTGATGCTGACTGTGTAATATTTGGAGGTTATCATCCTGAAGCATCCAAGATCGTTATGCAGATGCGCAAAAAGAAAATGGACACAGTTTTTATTTCTGATGACGGCGTAAAAGATGATACATTTATTAAAGTAGCTGGGCAATATGCAGAAGGCGTTTATGCCACAGGCCCCAGGGATACATCTAAAAACCCCATTGCCATAGCTGCTATTGCAGCTCATAAGGAAAAATTTAACGGCGAAGACCCAGGAGCATTTTTCTTAAATGCTTATGCTGCAACACTGGCTTTGCTTAATGCTATTGAAAAAGCAGGTTCCACAGATTATGATGCTGTAACAAAAGCCTTGCAAACCGAATATGTTGCAACTCCCCTTGGAATTATACGATTTGATGACAGGGGTGATGCCATAGGCATTGGCTTTTCAATGTACCAGGTTAAAAACGGTGTCTATACAGAGATTGAATAA
- a CDS encoding branched-chain amino acid ABC transporter permease — MDWEYFFELLLGGLTRGSIYALIALGYTMVYGIIELINFAHGEIYMIGAFTALIFASILTLMGMNQLAVLVLASIAAVIYAAAYGFTVEKIAYKPLRHAPRLSPLISAIGMSIFLQNYVLLAQTSDFLPFPSLIPEFEFMEPVAHIISSAELLIIITTAVVMICLTILIKFTRLGKAMRATAQDRTMARLVGINVNRVISSTFVIGSALAAIGGILIASHIGMINFYIGFIAGIKAFTAAVLGGIGSIPGAVLGALVLGWTESFATGYVSSDYEDVFAFALLVLILIFRPAGILGRSTSQKV; from the coding sequence ATGGACTGGGAATACTTTTTTGAACTTCTCTTAGGGGGTCTGACCCGGGGCAGCATTTACGCCCTGATCGCCCTTGGATATACAATGGTTTACGGCATTATTGAGCTTATCAATTTTGCCCATGGCGAAATTTATATGATAGGAGCTTTTACAGCTTTGATCTTTGCCAGCATACTGACCTTAATGGGCATGAATCAGCTTGCGGTTCTGGTTCTGGCTTCCATAGCAGCAGTTATATATGCAGCAGCCTATGGTTTTACTGTTGAAAAAATAGCTTATAAACCCCTGCGCCATGCACCCCGGCTTTCTCCTTTAATCAGTGCCATCGGTATGTCCATATTTCTTCAAAACTATGTTCTTCTTGCTCAAACATCTGACTTTTTACCTTTTCCCAGCCTTATTCCTGAATTTGAATTTATGGAGCCTGTTGCACATATTATAAGTTCTGCTGAACTGCTTATCATTATCACAACAGCCGTTGTTATGATCTGTCTTACAATTTTGATTAAATTTACCAGACTCGGCAAAGCAATGCGGGCAACAGCCCAGGACAGAACAATGGCAAGGCTTGTGGGCATAAATGTCAACCGGGTTATCTCAAGCACCTTTGTCATAGGTTCTGCCCTTGCTGCAATAGGCGGGATTTTAATTGCTTCACATATTGGAATGATAAATTTTTATATTGGTTTTATTGCAGGCATAAAGGCTTTTACAGCAGCGGTACTGGGCGGAATCGGCAGTATCCCTGGAGCAGTACTTGGTGCCCTTGTCCTGGGATGGACAGAAAGTTTTGCAACCGGTTATGTTTCCAGTGATTATGAAGATGTTTTTGCTTTTGCACTTCTTGTACTAATCCTCATATTCAGGCCGGCTGGAATACTTGGGCGCTCCACGAGCCAGAAGGTCTAG
- a CDS encoding ABC transporter permease subunit gives MKKLTDIKNSLLISIWFMFLTFPIMVIRVNTIEKTIKWRWENMALIGLGSFFISFIWRYLLEQKEKSRKKEEIDEIEKKPFTSRLLEDPKIFIPALVIIGIFSILFPFLFSTYQTNIMITALIYVVLGLGLNIVVGLAGLLDLGYVAFYAVGAYSYALLNYHFGLGFWTVLPIGALLGALFGILLGFPVLRLRGDYLAIVTLGFGEIIRLILENWNAFSFGPSGIANIPKPGFFGIEMSLETATIYIYFLMVCIALFTILVVNRLQNSRIGRAWIALREDEIACQAMGIDKTKTKLTAFALGATWAGMGGVIFAAKTTFINPASFTFLESAIILSIVVLGEWDQS, from the coding sequence ATGAAAAAACTTACAGATATAAAAAACTCTCTTTTGATCTCCATCTGGTTTATGTTTCTGACCTTTCCCATTATGGTAATCCGTGTAAATACCATTGAAAAAACAATAAAATGGCGCTGGGAAAATATGGCTTTAATCGGCCTGGGAAGTTTTTTTATTTCTTTTATCTGGCGTTATCTGCTTGAGCAAAAGGAAAAAAGCAGGAAAAAAGAAGAAATAGACGAAATAGAAAAAAAACCTTTTACGAGCCGCCTTCTTGAAGACCCTAAAATATTTATCCCTGCCCTGGTAATTATCGGAATATTTTCCATCTTATTTCCTTTCCTGTTTTCCACATACCAGACAAATATAATGATAACAGCACTTATCTATGTTGTTTTGGGACTTGGTTTAAATATTGTTGTGGGACTTGCAGGGCTTCTTGATCTTGGCTATGTTGCTTTTTATGCTGTGGGAGCTTATAGTTATGCGCTTTTAAACTATCATTTTGGCCTGGGTTTCTGGACAGTACTTCCCATTGGTGCCCTGCTCGGCGCTCTTTTTGGAATTCTTCTTGGTTTTCCGGTTCTCCGTCTCAGGGGAGATTATCTTGCCATTGTTACCCTGGGATTTGGGGAAATAATCAGACTTATTCTTGAAAACTGGAATGCTTTCTCATTCGGCCCCAGCGGGATTGCCAATATTCCAAAACCTGGATTTTTTGGTATTGAAATGAGTCTTGAAACAGCCACTATTTATATTTATTTTCTCATGGTATGTATAGCTCTTTTTACAATACTGGTAGTCAACAGGCTGCAAAACTCCAGGATCGGCAGGGCATGGATTGCTTTAAGAGAAGATGAAATTGCCTGCCAGGCAATGGGTATTGATAAAACAAAGACAAAACTGACTGCCTTTGCCCTGGGTGCTACATGGGCAGGTATGGGCGGAGTTATTTTTGCTGCAAAAACAACATTTATAAATCCTGCAAGTTTTACATTCCTGGAATCAGCCATAATACTGTCCATAGTTGTACTTGGGGAATGGGATCAATCTTAG
- a CDS encoding ABC transporter ATP-binding protein encodes MLKIKNIQTYYGNIQALKGISIEVSQGEIITLIGANGAGKTTTLMSISGVTAPRHGEIIFMGRPIQRMSPDEIVAMGICQVPEGRHIFPYLTVSENLDMGAFLRNDKSGIKKDMEHIFDLFPILANRRNQQGGTLSGGEQQMLAISRALMARPRLLLLDEPSLGLAPLIIRQIFEIIKKINEEENTTIFLVEQNANLALKVAHRGYVMENGKITLADSAKNLLSNQEVRKAYLGI; translated from the coding sequence ATGCTTAAAATTAAAAATATTCAGACATATTACGGAAATATCCAGGCATTAAAAGGAATCAGCATTGAGGTTTCGCAAGGCGAAATCATAACCCTGATTGGTGCAAATGGTGCTGGAAAAACCACGACTCTCATGTCTATTTCAGGTGTAACAGCCCCCCGCCATGGTGAAATTATCTTCATGGGCAGACCTATCCAGAGAATGAGTCCTGATGAAATTGTTGCTATGGGCATATGCCAGGTTCCTGAAGGCCGTCATATATTCCCTTACTTAACTGTATCGGAAAATCTGGACATGGGCGCATTTCTTCGTAATGACAAAAGCGGAATAAAAAAAGATATGGAGCATATCTTTGATCTTTTTCCAATTTTAGCCAACAGGCGCAATCAACAGGGAGGCACACTAAGCGGCGGGGAACAGCAGATGCTTGCCATATCCAGGGCACTTATGGCAAGACCAAGACTCCTTTTATTAGACGAACCATCTCTGGGACTTGCACCATTGATAATCCGGCAGATATTTGAGATCATAAAGAAAATCAATGAAGAAGAAAATACAACCATTTTTCTTGTAGAACAGAACGCCAACCTGGCACTAAAGGTTGCCCACAGGGGATATGTTATGGAAAACGGAAAAATCACACTTGCTGATTCAGCAAAAAATCTGCTTTCAAATCAAGAGGTCAGAAAAGCTTACCTGGGAATCTAA
- a CDS encoding sulfite exporter TauE/SafE family protein — translation MKMLENIKEKRPLIIMMIVAVLWIIFFPYFYEEFLTKFFYMPFLGVIAATVANTTPAAAGIVYFPILTKLEVSPITVVQFTMIIQAYGMGLGTFKWYLVNKKLFIFNVIPICLFGGIAGMIISTLVFPVKNPAMLTLIFNFIAFMFTQVIFFSILYKHQYPNTAVLLNISNICIFLIFSFIGGLISGWIGFGIDTMFYFILTLIFKVNPAIAIVTSISLMAALSVAGTIINIFVYQVPFALWYSTVPGVTIAGLFLASYLAVKLGAKNVLMLFTLLLSIDFSVTIWTQQAIPVSHSIRLILIYALIVYLVVIHVKIFKQSYKEIGASLGNFKP, via the coding sequence ATGAAAATGCTGGAAAATATAAAAGAAAAAAGACCTTTAATTATTATGATGATAGTTGCCGTATTATGGATTATTTTTTTTCCATATTTTTATGAAGAATTTCTTACCAAATTTTTTTACATGCCTTTTCTTGGGGTTATTGCTGCAACTGTTGCCAATACCACGCCTGCTGCTGCCGGAATTGTATATTTTCCCATACTCACAAAACTGGAGGTATCACCTATAACCGTAGTACAGTTTACCATGATAATTCAAGCTTATGGAATGGGACTTGGTACATTTAAATGGTATCTTGTAAATAAAAAACTATTTATATTCAATGTAATACCCATATGCCTGTTTGGAGGTATTGCAGGCATGATTATCAGCACCCTTGTTTTCCCTGTTAAAAATCCTGCAATGCTGACTTTGATATTTAATTTCATAGCTTTTATGTTTACCCAGGTTATCTTCTTTTCCATTCTTTATAAGCATCAATATCCAAATACTGCAGTCTTATTAAACATTTCAAATATTTGTATTTTTTTAATATTTTCATTTATAGGAGGTTTAATATCAGGATGGATAGGCTTTGGAATTGATACCATGTTTTACTTTATCCTGACTTTGATCTTCAAAGTCAACCCTGCCATTGCCATTGTTACCAGCATATCTCTTATGGCAGCTCTTTCTGTGGCAGGAACCATAATCAACATCTTTGTCTATCAGGTTCCTTTTGCATTATGGTATTCAACCGTACCAGGAGTAACAATTGCCGGTTTATTCCTTGCTTCCTATCTGGCAGTCAAGCTGGGGGCAAAAAATGTATTAATGCTTTTTACCCTGCTGCTCAGTATTGATTTTTCAGTAACCATCTGGACCCAGCAGGCCATACCTGTCAGTCATTCCATAAGATTAATACTTATCTATGCACTGATTGTTTATCTTGTTGTCATACATGTTAAGATATTTAAACAGAGCTATAAAGAAATCGGGGCATCTCTGGGGAATTTTAAACCTTAA